A portion of the Sabethes cyaneus chromosome 3, idSabCyanKW18_F2, whole genome shotgun sequence genome contains these proteins:
- the LOC128743864 gene encoding uncharacterized protein LOC128743864 gives MVYQKRLVSPRIDTRPPILFVDNVLRSTKLVHDIRRQREVAKANKELLKRINLINRTQGFLGVNYDYKAKRFLNWEARAREARRIQRANLVLLERIIDVHPAYPTLDFEKFYRQFSKYGKIVSKQAVAKRDEQRQKVKDLPDCHSVRIQFCERNDRKLGSLKINMFKTDVLKYLLNEGIVAIRGRIYRIYRDQYVVIRGHVSIPDASGTQKRQLIENVERGSLLRAIINDQPALLLTLGSFQRLANCQLLGLVDAPNEEMLNLLNYYGTTWGRMLEPLCFRIEIK, from the exons ATGGTCTATCAAAAACGATTGGTTTCTCCGAGAATCGACACAAGGCCGCCGATTCTTTTCGTAGACAATGTTCTACGATCGACCAAGCTGGTGCATGACATCCGACGGCAGCGAGAAGTTGCCAAGGCCAATAAGGAACTATTGAAGCGAATAAATCTAATCAATCGTACCCAG GGATTTCTTGGTGTGAACTACGATTACAAGGCGAAAAGGTTCCTGAACTGGGAGGCCCGAGCACGCGAAGCAAGAAGAATCCAGCGGGCTAATTTGGTTCTCCTGGAGCGGATAATCGATGTC CATCCGGCCTATCCCACATTGGACTTTGAGAAATTCTACCGGCAATTTTCTAAGTATGGtaaaattgtttcaaaacaaGCCGTGGCAAAACGAGATGAACAGCGCCAGAAGGTCAAAGACTTACCAGATTGCCACAG TGTCAGAATTCAATTTTGTGAACGAAACGATCGTAAACTAGGTTCGTTGAAAATCAACATGTTCAAGACCGACGTTCTGAAGTATCTACTCAATGAGGGCATCGTGGCCATTCGTGGTCGAATCTATCGGATTTACAGGGACCAGTATGTTGTCATTCGAGGACACGTAAGCATTCCGGACGCAAGCGGTACACAGAAAAGGCAATTGATTGAGAACGTTGAACGGGGATCGTTGCTTCGTGCGATCATAAACGATCAACCGGCCTTGTTGCTGACTCTGGGTTCGTTCCAACGGTTAGCAAACTGTCAACTCTTAGGACTGGTAGATGCGCCCAATGAAGAAATGTTGAATTTGCTAAATTATTACGGTACAACTTGGGGGAGAATGTTAGAGCCTCTctgttttcgaattgaaataaaataa
- the LOC128743520 gene encoding uncharacterized protein LOC128743520 — protein sequence MNCSIEGKNVRILARTVNFFSKIGRELELEALPTGLSVKVINSTSTACAVAIFSMEYFKKFRQGTNDRFEENNCKVSIKPLLRIFKSLSTILDCRMWLDIGRMKIIFQFKCKSQITKTHTISLLEHDNTNSLRLPKEFTNKIVGDFKIISNILVHFHASIHEITFDINPEKTIITNYIENASKDRTTMRSQCVIESSYFNKFDVSEPTKLTFCYKEFKAMAHYARANQIVVEINFNRAGTPLVIRMQKDSVVHIHLIMGTMIPKLEKQNRSVQRAHRKLASSWESDKHTTPLEESGSQRIEACYTPDSTDTDISEPEETSRTRGHLRNVDASQRVDLVPSLEAGTQSREDLSHSKINARKDKQSFIDRITSRDFSSPRAGQLNTSKVCKPKVPEAESYDIVFAGNSDDPNSESQSQLQCEQLNNKRPLPGCSGVSVHASEKRSNLGQTESEAMFRTSPMSNAFASPSRISIPETVLESPEAVAERKRKQAKVRYIFQKCFEETIDPRTAALAAPVLAENSDPEDS from the exons ATGAATTGCTCCATCGAAGGGAAGAACGTCAGAA TTTTGGCGAGGACGGTTAACTTTTTCTCGAAAATTGGCCGAGAATTGGAGCTGGAAGCGCTTCCCACTGGGCTCTCGGTGAAAGTGATTAACTCAACCAGTACGGCTTGTGCGGTGGCTATCTTCAGTATGGAGTATTTTAAGAAATTCCGGCAAGGTACAAACGATCGGTTCGAAGAGAATAATTGTAAAGTTTCAATCAAGCCGTTGCTCAGAATATTCAAAAGTCTTTCTACAATATTGGATTGTAGGATGTGGTTAGATATAGGtcgaatgaaaataatttttcaattcaaGTGTAAGTCACAAATCACAAAAACACACACCATATCCTTACTGGAACACGACAACACGAATTCTCTTCGGCTGCCGAAGGAGTTTACGAACAAAATCGTTGGAGACTTTAAAATAATAAGTAATATTCTAGTTCACTTTCATGCTTCGATACATGAAATTACTTTTGACATAAACCCCGAGAAAACTATCATCACTAATTACATTGAGAACGCTTCTAAAGATCGCACAACAATGCGTTCACAGTGTGTGATCGAAAGTTCTTATTTCAACAAGTTCGATGTATCAGAGCCTACGAAACTGACCTTTTGCTACAAAGAATTTAAAGCAATGGCCCATTATGCGCGGGCTAATCAAATTGTGGTAGAAATTAACTTCAACCGCGCGGGAACACCGTTAGTTATTCGAATGCAGAAAGATTCGGTTGTGCACATTCATTTAATTATGGGCACGATGATACCTAAGCTAGAGAAGCAAAACCGAAGCGTTCAGAGAGCCCACAGAAAGCTTGCTAGTAGTTGGGAATCGGACAAACACACGACGCCCTTGGAAGAGTCGGGTAGTCAAAGAATAGAGGCTTGTTACACCCCGGATTCTACG gaCACCGATATTTCGGAACCGGAGGAAACTAGTCGAACTAGAGGTCATTTAAGAAATGTAGACGCTAGTCAGAGAGTGGATTTAGTTCCATCGTTGGAGGCGGGCACGCAATCTCGCGAAGATTTATCGCATTCAAAGATAAACGCGAGGAAAGATAAACAATCATTCATAGATAGGATTACGTCCCGTGACTTCTCATCCCCACGTGCTGGACAATTAAATACGAGTAAAGTTTGCAAACCAAAAGTCCCTGAAGCCGAATCTTACGATATTGTATTCGCCGGTAACAGTGACGATCCCAACTCAGAAAGTCAGTCCCAGCTGCAATGCGAAcaactcaacaacaaacgcCCATTGCCGGGCTGCAGTGGCGTGAGTGTGCACGCGTCAGAAAAACGTTCAAATCTCGGTCAAACTGAATCTGAAGCAATGTTTAGAACTTCCCCAATGTCCAATGCGTTTGCTTCGCCTAGCAGAATCAGCATTCCCGAGACTGTACTGGAGTCTCCAGAGGCCGTTGCCGAACGCAAAAGAAAACAAGCCAAAGTTAGGTACATATTCCAAAAATGCTTCGAAGAAACAATCGATCCTCGAACGGCAGCTCTGGCAGCACCGGTCCTCGCGGAGAACTCCGACCCAGAGGATAGTTAG
- the LOC128744290 gene encoding nucleolin-like has translation MKVTFLLELLLILIIIAFAASSPVRKGTLIHRQAEDEVADAAAVAAEAAPVPVAPVSGGDDDDDDDDSDEFDLGDDDSAEDDDGDDDDDDDDDDDLIGSVEDEIDDDDDDDDDDDEEAVAPAAVAPVVPSVVDQQKQSAVSQPAVPVPAVEEEEDEEDDDDDEDDEDDDGLGFFGEDILGAFDDDDDDDDDDDDDDDEDEPVPVPVEAPVAPVAPSKKQKKKPVPVKEPVASVQNTQALLDLADAAAAQNEIEAPPKPKPEGIDVNNEVNKIVESLAAQKADQNAQPATEPATEEEEEVKYDESSPEKVQSISSDNNKVDDVAAPAAVTATKPTSDDDDIFEGITSLVDDDDDDDDDDDSDETTAQKVDQTGTNSETETQGDDPEDDDEDDEDSDEDLIDESAVEEIAESDV, from the exons ATGAAAGTCACATTTCTGTTAGAGTTGCTGCTAATTCTGATAATAATTGCATTTGCTGCCTCGAGCCCCGTGCGGAAAGGAACGCTGATCCATCGGCAAGCAGAAGATGAGGTAGCAgatgcagcagcagtagcagcagaagCCGCCCCAGTACCCGTAGCGCCCGTTTCCGGTggcgatgatgacgatgacgatgatgattctGATGAATTTGATCTGGGAGATGACGACTCAGCCGAGGATGATGAtggcgatgacgatgatgacgatgacgatgacgacgatttGATTG GATCTGTTGAAGATGAAatcgatgatgatgacgacgatgacgatgatgacgatgaagaGGCGGTCGCTCCAGCCGCAGTGGCCCCAGTTGTGCCTTCGGTCGTAGATCAACAGAAACAGTCGGCCGTCAGTCAACCCGCAGTCCCCGTTCCTGCTGTTGAAGAAGAGGAGGACGAAGAagacgatgatgacgacgaggATGATGAGGACGATGATGGATTGGGGTTTTTCGGTGAAGACATTCTAGGTGCTttcgatgacgatgatgatgatgacgatgacgacgatgatgatgatgatgaagatgagCCTGTTCCAGTTCCAGTGGAAGCTCCCGTCGCCCCTGTTGCCCCATCGAAGAAGCAGAAGAAAAAACCTGTACCAGTGAAGGAACCAGTGGCCAGCGTACAAAATACCCAGGCTCTTCTAGATTTGGCCGATGCAGCTGCTGCTCAGAATGAGATTGAAGCTCCACCAAAGCCAAAACCGGAAGGTATCGACGTAAATAATGAGGTTAACAAGATTGTTGAATCTCTTGCAGCACAGAAGGCTGATCAGAATGCTCAGCCAGCGACGGAACCAGCGACCGAGGAGGAAGAGGAAGTCAAATACGACGAGAGTTCCCCAGAAAAGGTACAATCCATATCCTCTGATAATAATAAAGTTGACGATGTTGCCGCTCCTGCAGCCGTGACCGCCACCAAGCCGACCAGTGACGATGACGACATCTTTGAAGGTATTACATCGTTagtggacgacgacgacgatgacgatgacgacgacgatagCGATGAGACGACGGCACAGAAAGTTGACCAAACCGGCACGAATAGCGAAACTGAGACGCAAGGCGATGACCCCGAGGACGATGACGAAGACGACGAGGACAGCGATGAGGACCTGATCGACGAAAGTGCCGTGGAAGAAATTGCCGAATCCGACGTGTGA